One window of the Eucalyptus grandis isolate ANBG69807.140 chromosome 8, ASM1654582v1, whole genome shotgun sequence genome contains the following:
- the LOC120287108 gene encoding uncharacterized protein LOC120287108 — translation MTCTGGNMDPSAEGSSGTASPDHGTDVRLAALCNRMGRLWSEQTIEICEVAAPQDKVEECKLTLVGKILTTQTINFQAFQNTMKLAWRTDHVAIHQSEEGMYVIKFKSEADKQRILDGGPWRFTNHLVILKPWIPNTPLHCYNFSMCEFWMHVIGLPLEWCTDSMLRKAVHRVGRVLAVKVEKNDGLPLKAGRVRVELNLQQPLIPGQLIQLDGKTIWLDFRYERLSHYCYPCGVISHYATHCTTYPFDIEKADNKDNLYYGNWLRAKVCQHSPFWNTFYETKLSTKEVEEVIPETPHSPTDLIPANQSTINNPKEVLHIPAEGQIITAAASLQWKPLGQATEIPITEKSPTKLKQAETGPSKSKKLKHSHLHPKAGPMKKAKRFGNSDRSLHIPEGLDDNQLQETPIFVAGESNC, via the coding sequence ATGACCTGCACTGGTGGAAATATGGACCCTTCAGCTGAGGGTTCTTCAGGGACAGCCAGTCCTGACCACGGTACTGATGTTCGCCTTGCTGCACTATGTAACAGAATGGGACGACTCTGGTCAGAGCAAACAATTGAAATTTGTGAGGTTGCTGCACCACAGGACAAAGTAGAGGAATGCAAATTGACTCTGGTGGGTAAGATTCTCACTACCCAGACTATTAATTTCCAAGCATTTCAGAATACTATGAAATTAGCTTGGCGTACAGATCACGTAGCTATACATCAGAGTGAAGAAGGTATGTACGTGATCAAATTTAAGTCGGAAGCAGATAAGCAACGGATATTGGATGGTGGTCCTTGGCGATTTACCaatcatttagttattttaaagCCTTGGATTCCTAATACTCCTTTGCATTGCTATAATTTTTCTATGTGCGAGTTCTGGATGCATGTTATTGGACTACCTCTAGAATGGTGTACAGACAGTATGTTACGCAAAGCAGTGCATCGTGTTGGTCGGGTGCTGGCAGTGAAGGTTGAAAAGAATGATGGTTTACCCCTAAAAGCTGGAAGAGTCAGAGTAGAATTAAATTTACAGCAACCTCTCATCCCAGGTCAGCTCATTCAATTGGACGGAAAGACAATATGGTTAGATTTTCGCTACGAGCGACTGTCTCACTACTGTTACCCTTGTGGGGTTATCAGTCATTATGCTACACACTGTACGACTTATCCCTTTGACATTGAAAAAGCTGACAACAAGGACAATCTTTATTATGGAAATTGGCTACGTGCAAAGGTTTGTCAGCACAGTCCATTTTGGAATACCTTTTATGAAACCAAGCTGTCCACTAAGGAGGTTGAGGAAGTCATCCCTGAAACTCCACACTCGCCAACCGATCTCATCCCTGCAAATCAATCAACTATCAATAATCCAAAGGAGGTTTTGCACATACCTGCTGAAGGTCAAATTATAACTGCGGCCGCTTCGCTCCAATGGAAGCCTCTTGGGCAAGCTACCGAGATCCCTATTACAGAAAAATCCCCCACCAAATTAAAACAAGCCGAAACAGGTCCATCAAAATCGAAGAAGCTGAAGCACTCTCACCTACATCCTAAAGCTGGACCCATGAAGAAAGCGAAGCGGTTTGGAAATTCAGATAGGTCTCTCCATATACCTGAGGGTCTCGATGACAACCAACTGCAGGAGACTCCAATCTTTGTTGCTGGCGAATCTAATTGCTAG